The nucleotide sequence TTTTAAATAAAAAGAGAAAGAAGGTTTGTTACGAAAAACTAAGAAAAAACGAGATTCAGGAGGCTAATTAAGAATATTTCTTTGAAGAGGTGATATTATGGTTAGAAAAGATGCTTACTTATTATTAAGGGAATTTGATAAGAAACATTATATACCCCAAAAATCCTTTGATTATTTTACAAATATTTATACAAATCAGGATATGGCATTATTGAAAAATTTGGTATGGGGTACAATTAGAAATCTTGTAAAAATAGATTATTATTTAAAAAAATTGATAAAGAATTATAAAGATATTCCGCCTGCTTCAAAATGGATACTTAGATTAGGTGCTTACCAAATATTAAACAACTTCAAACCGTATGTTGCTGTAAATGAAACTGTTAAAATTGCAAAAAATAGAAAAGTAAGAGGTTTTGTAAATGCTACTTTGAAAAATCTATTAACCAAAAAGGATGAAATTAATTTACCTGAATGGATAGAGTATTCTATTCCTAAATGGTTATATGACTATTTAAATGATAATTTTCCTAACGATTTTGTTATAGAATATATGAAAAAAAGCTATTCAATTAATCCTATTACATTAAGAACTAATACTTTAAAAATTTCTAGAGATGAATTAATTAGTCATTTGAATGATTATAATGTTGAAACATCCAAACATTCACCTTTTGGAATTATAATTAAAAATCCACAATTTCCATTAGAAAATACTGAATATTATCATAATGGATTTTATTATATACAACATGAAAGTTCACAAATAATACCATTAATTTTAGACCCGAAACCTGGTGAAAATGTGCTTGATATGTGTTCAGCCCCTGGGGGAAAAACCACCGAATTAGCACAATTAATGAATAATGAAGGCACAATTATGGCATTAGATATTGATATTGATAGACTTGAATTAGTAAGTATTAATAGTAAAAGACTTGGTATAGATATAATAAAAACAAAATTAATTTCTGGAATAGAATATTCTGGCGAAAAATATGATAAAATACTTATTGATGCACCATGTACTTCATTAGGAACTTCTTCTATTCATCCTGAGGTTTTACATAGGGTAAAAAGAAAAGATTTTATTACTTATTCAGACATTCAAAAACAATTATTAGAAAATGCAATAGAAAATTTAATAAAAACTAATGGTTCAATTGTGTATTCAACCTGTACTATTTCAAAGGAAGAAAATACATTTAATATGAAATATATAAAAGATAAATATAGAAACATTGAATTTGAAAAAATAAATCTTGAAAAATATAATATTAAATATTATTTTGATGGTTATGGTTATTATTTCTATCCAAATGATACTTTAATTCCTTTTTATGTTGCAAAAATAAAAATAAATTGAAAGGGGTTAATTATGGGAAAAATAGCAATTATTACAACTGGTGGTACAATTGCAATGGAACATGATCCATTATTAGGAGTAATTCCTTCAGAGGAAAGAAATAAAAATTTAAACGAAATTCCTGAGTTAAAAAAAATAGCTGAAACAGAATTAATAGAATTTACTAATATTCCTAGTCCCCATATGACTCCCAAAATTATGTATGATTTATCAAAATTTGTAAAAAATATTCTTTCTAGAGATGATGTTGATGGAGTTGTTATTACACATGGTACAGATACATTAGAAGAAACAGCGTATTTTTTAGATTTAGTTTTAAATGAAAAAAAACCTATTGTATTAACAGCTGCTATGAGAAATTGGAATGAACCTAGTACAGACGGACCAGCTAATTTAATTTCATCTGTAAGAGTAGCTTCATCAAAAAAAGCGTATAATAAAGGGATACTTGTGTGTTTAAATGATGAAATACATTCTGCTAGAGAAGTTACAAAAACATATACTAGTAATGTAGCTACATTTGATTCACCTGGTTATGGCCCATTAGGGATTGTTGATGAAGATGCTATAATATTCTATAGGGAATCTCTATTAAGAATGCACATTGATGCAAGAGATGTAGAAGATAAAGTAGCATTAATTAAAACTTATACTGGCGATGACGGATCTATATTAAGTGTTTTACCTGAACTTGGTTTTAAAGGAGTAGTAGTTGAGGGATTTGGAAGAGGAAATGTGCCTCCTAAAGTTGCTGATAAAATTGAATGGCTTGTTAAAGAGAATAATATTCCAGTAGTTGTAGTATCAAGATGTTTTAAAGGAAGAGTTTTAGGTGTATATGGTTATCATGGTGGTGGGGCAGACTTAAAAAACAAAGGTGCTATTTTAGGAAATGAAGTATCTGGACAAAAGGCTAGAATAAAATTAACGGTAGCTCTTGGAGTAACTAATGATATGGAAGAATTAAGAAAATATTTTGAATTTAATGGAGTTGATTAAAATGAAATTAAGCACCAACTTAAGGGGCGCTTTATTTACTGTGTTTTATCTTTTAATATTTATTAGTATATCTTTTATTTCAACAGATGTTTTTACAATAATAATTTTTACTTTAGGGTTTGTTTTAGCAATTAACCTAGTAGCTAAAGGATTGAATTATCTTAAAATTCCTATGAAAATTGCTACAATAATTTCTTTAATTGCATCAATGTTCTTTCTATACTTACTTTTAGTACTATTAGTGCCAACGGTAATAAAAGAAATAAGCAATTTTATAATTTTCCTTAACGACTTTTTCCAAAAAGCTCAATGGAAAATATTATTACAAAATCAACCCGAAAATATAATAAATAACATTGAAAATTTCATGAATGCACTTCAACCCAAAATTATTGAATTGCTATCTAATATTATTGAATTATTACCTACATATGGTCAAAAAGCCTTTACTTTTTTATTTTTCTTAACCATAGGTACTATATATTTTAGTTTTTACTTTGATACTTTTAAAAATAAATTACAATATTTATATCCAAAATCTCTAAGAAATTCTGCAAGAGCATTTTACAATGAGACTTTTAATCAAATAGAACATTATGTAGTTGCTACATTACTTGCTTCTGCATTTGTTGGAGTATCTGCTTTTTTTGTAATGTCCTTTTTAGGAATTAAATACCAATTATTGTTAAGTTTCTGGGCGGCTGTTACTAATTTCATTCCAGTTATTGGTGTAGTTTTAGAATTTATACCTATGATAATAGTAGGTGTGTCTAGTGGAATTTCTACTATGCTTATTTTTCTATTAATAATGTCAATAATACATGCTATTGCATTTATTATTTTTATTTCAATAATGAAAGATTATGGTAGAGTTAATCCTGTTGTCACTATTTTCTCATTATTAATTTTAGGATCATTAATAAGTCTTACTGGAGCATTAATCGCTGTTCCAATTGCAATGATTATAAAAGTATTTTGGAATACATATATAAAACCTGAATTAGAAAGGAGCTAAGATGAAAAAAATTGTATTTGTTTTTTTTGTATTAATATCAATTTTGACTCTATCAACCTTGACTTTCTCTACTACTATAGAAGATATTAAAAATCTTTCTAAAATGCCAAATACATTAGAAAATGCATGGGGTGAATTTATTAAATACATTTCTGAAAACCCAGATGATCCTTCTATTGGTGTTTTGGGAGAAATCTTATCTTCAAAAAAATATTTTTTAGAAAACTATAAAAATGCTCCTTTTTTAGAACCTTTAATTCAGGAAAATTTTAATAAATTCTGTAGTTCGTTAGGTCTATATAATAATTCTTTAAACCCTGAAGAAACTCAGTTATTACTAAAAATATTTCCTCAAATTCCTTTAACTTTAAAAAGAATTATTGAAACAGGTATTATGGAATTAAATTCATATAAATATCTATATAAACTAGATGGTATTGAAAAATATGTATCCCCCTTTACATATCAAGGATTTTTACAAATTTTTGTTGATAAATCTATTAAATCTCCTGTTTTTTTAGACAAAGACATGGAAAATTTTGTAATTAAATTTATTCCTAAGTCTAAATTAAAAGATATTAATAGTATTTTAAGTAATTCTACATATTTTCTAGATGAAAATAATTTTTTAGGCGCATATAAATTACTAGATTTTTTGAAAAGGTTGGGAATCATAAGTCCTGAAGAATTACAAACATACTCATTATTAAATAAATATTTTGAACTTAAGGCAAAAATAGGTGAACTTTCTTCTAATATTTATATAATAAACCCAGATGAATTAGAAGATTTTACTTTAACTATTTTAAATATTACTGAGCAAGTTATAAATTTAAGTGTTGAAAAAAATACATTATATACCTTATTAACTGGTATTATAAAAACTGTTAGAATTAGAATCGAAAGCTCTAATAAAATAATATTTAATAGTTATCCTGATAAAATAGATTTATTAATAGAAAAATCAAAAGATCCTATAAAAAGCGAGTTATTAGAATTAAAAAATATTATTGAAAACTCTGTGTTTAATAAGAAAGAATCTGTAAAAAACACTGAAAAAAGCACTGATTCTAGTATATTAACAACTAATGAAAATATAAAAACCTTTAATATATCTTATTTTATTTTTGGTTTTTCTATAATTATATTGATTGTACTGTTTTATATACCTTATTTTATTCCATCACATAAATCTATTGAATTTTATATGAAGTTTAAATTATACAAAATTGCATTAAAATTATCTGAAAAACTCTTACTTAAAAATCCTAATGATTATAAAACATATATATTAATGGCCCGTATTCTTGAAGAATTAAATGAAGTCGAAAAAGCTATGATGGCATACAAAATGGCTCACAAAAAGAAACAAAATCAAGATTTAAATTTATAATCTAATAATAAGTGTACGAAAAAACCAATTACTAATGATAATGACACAAATAAAGCATTATAATCTAATGAATAATAATTATTTGTAATTAAAAAATATGATATAATACCCAAAATTATTCCTGTAATGGGATTATGCCATTTTCCTCTATGTTTAGTAATATTATTAAATAAATATCCAATTAATCCTCCAA is from Marinitoga litoralis and encodes:
- a CDS encoding transcription antitermination factor NusB, yielding MVRKDAYLLLREFDKKHYIPQKSFDYFTNIYTNQDMALLKNLVWGTIRNLVKIDYYLKKLIKNYKDIPPASKWILRLGAYQILNNFKPYVAVNETVKIAKNRKVRGFVNATLKNLLTKKDEINLPEWIEYSIPKWLYDYLNDNFPNDFVIEYMKKSYSINPITLRTNTLKISRDELISHLNDYNVETSKHSPFGIIIKNPQFPLENTEYYHNGFYYIQHESSQIIPLILDPKPGENVLDMCSAPGGKTTELAQLMNNEGTIMALDIDIDRLELVSINSKRLGIDIIKTKLISGIEYSGEKYDKILIDAPCTSLGTSSIHPEVLHRVKRKDFITYSDIQKQLLENAIENLIKTNGSIVYSTCTISKEENTFNMKYIKDKYRNIEFEKINLEKYNIKYYFDGYGYYFYPNDTLIPFYVAKIKIN
- a CDS encoding asparaginase gives rise to the protein MGKIAIITTGGTIAMEHDPLLGVIPSEERNKNLNEIPELKKIAETELIEFTNIPSPHMTPKIMYDLSKFVKNILSRDDVDGVVITHGTDTLEETAYFLDLVLNEKKPIVLTAAMRNWNEPSTDGPANLISSVRVASSKKAYNKGILVCLNDEIHSAREVTKTYTSNVATFDSPGYGPLGIVDEDAIIFYRESLLRMHIDARDVEDKVALIKTYTGDDGSILSVLPELGFKGVVVEGFGRGNVPPKVADKIEWLVKENNIPVVVVSRCFKGRVLGVYGYHGGGADLKNKGAILGNEVSGQKARIKLTVALGVTNDMEELRKYFEFNGVD
- a CDS encoding AI-2E family transporter; translated protein: MKLSTNLRGALFTVFYLLIFISISFISTDVFTIIIFTLGFVLAINLVAKGLNYLKIPMKIATIISLIASMFFLYLLLVLLVPTVIKEISNFIIFLNDFFQKAQWKILLQNQPENIINNIENFMNALQPKIIELLSNIIELLPTYGQKAFTFLFFLTIGTIYFSFYFDTFKNKLQYLYPKSLRNSARAFYNETFNQIEHYVVATLLASAFVGVSAFFVMSFLGIKYQLLLSFWAAVTNFIPVIGVVLEFIPMIIVGVSSGISTMLIFLLIMSIIHAIAFIIFISIMKDYGRVNPVVTIFSLLILGSLISLTGALIAVPIAMIIKVFWNTYIKPELERS